Sequence from the Fibrobacter sp. UWH6 genome:
AAAAATGACAACGCTCACCGTCATCTGGCACATCAGTTGGAAACCCGCACTTTGCACCGCACCTATAACGCTCTGGTGTGGGGCCATGTTCGCGACTTGGAAGGTACTATCGATGCGCCCATTGGTCGTAATCCCAAGAACCGCTTGAAGATGGCTGTGGTCAATGGCGGCAAGGAAAGCCGTACCCATTATACCGCCAAGAAGTTCTTTAATTTTGCAACCCTTCTGGAACTGCAGCTGGAATCCGGCCGTACTCACCAGATCCGCGTGCATAGCCGTTACATGGGCCACCCTGTGGTGGGCGATCCCTTGTACGATGGTCGCGAAGGTTGCCTGAACCGCGTGTCTCCCTTGATGCGCGAATATGCAGAACAGGTTCTGGAAATTGCTCCGGCCCAGTTGTTGCAGGCTGTGAAGATTGAACTGATTCACCCGACTACCGGCAAGAAGATGAAGTTCAAGGTTCCTCTGGAAAAGCCTTTCGACAAGGTGCTGAAACTCTTGAAGAAGGAATGCCCCGAAGACGCTCCCAACTTCTCTGAAGACGATACCGCCTTCCGCGAACTGGATCCCGAAATGCGTTTTGAGGACGAGGGCGATTACATCGACGAATACGAAAGCGACGAACTCCTGGCCATCACTCCGGAAGAAGCTGCTCCTTATAAGGAACGTAAGACTCGTGCCCAGCGTTTTGCTGAACGTAAGGAACGTGCCGCTGCCCGTAAGGCCAAGGCTGCCGAACGCAAGCTTATCAAGCAGATGAAGGCCGCCCGCAAGAAGGGAATTGCCAAGGAAGACTTCGTAGAACCCGGTTACGAACCCACAATCGATCCGAACCTTTTATAATTGATGATTGAAGGTCGCTAAGTTTCTATTGGGCATGAAAAGGGTTATCGTCTACATTCTTTTGACTTTGGCATTTTGTTTAAGTGCCTGTGAGGATGAGACTCCGAAGAATGAGGTTCAAAAACCTTCTGTCTCCAATACGAAACTTGTGGTAATGGAGACTCCTTTCTTCAGTTCCCGTTCTCAGCATGTCACATTGAAAATACCTAAGGATTGGACCTTTAGAATCCTAGATCATTGGGAACGCCCGGGTTATTTCCTGATAGGACCGTCTGGATCTAAAATGCAATTGGTCCCGCTGATGGCAGGTCCCCGTGATTTAGAAAATGAAAATACGGATGATGTCCTTTTTGTTAGACAGAGAGTCTATGAGGATACTTTGGATGGCGTGCCTAGGCGATTGAATATTTCTTTAGTGAGAGTTCTTCTTAAAGGAAAAAATAAGGCGGCCCCAAAGCACCCTTTCTATTACGAGTTGGTTTACGATCCTACGAAGTCTGACTCGGCGGTTTGTGAACAGGTTGTCAAGTCCATTGCCGTTGTAGATTCTATTCCTGAAAATACCCAAAAACCTGAGTTTATTTTTTCCTGGAGAAATGGCTTAAAAATCCCCAGACTCAGTGATTTCCTTTGTGAAGGATGTTCGTTACAAGATTCTGTTGAATCTCGAAATGACTCCATTCAGTATTTTGAATGCTCTTTTGATAGTGTAACTTATCGCTTGATTTCCGATTCTAACACCGTAGAAGATACCCTTTCAGCAGTGTATATCAAGAAAGGTCTTGATGAATCTTTACCTCGGTGCAAAAATGGACTTCGAACTGGAAATTGGATGGATGTTGGTTATTCGCGAGACCGAATGTATAAAGCCGAGTTTGATTTTAGAAACAAGGATCATTGGATTTATAATAAGATGGATACACTTTTGGGGGATTGGTTTAATGAAAATTCTGATTCATTAACGTTGCGATATGAACATGCAGATGTATATTTCGTGAATGATACGGTGGATCATTTGTATTATTCAAATTACCAGAAAAAAGTTTTGAAAAAAAAGGTTTCTAGGAAACGGAAGAAGGCTTTGTAATGATGGAATCTTATTTCTTTATTGGTGTTGCTGGTGTTGGCATGAGTGCCATTGGCCAGTACTTGGTTGGCCGCGGTGTTGATGTTCGCGGATCTGATCGTCAGTTTGGTGAATATCTTGCTGGCAACTGCGAGAAGCCCCGGGTTATGGAGCAGCTGGAGGAGTGCGGTATCAAGTGCTTTGCCCAGGATGGTTCAGGTGTTTCCGCAGACTTGACCGCCGTTGTGGTCAGCACCGCCATCGAAGATTCCAATCCGGATTTGAAGCGTGCCAAGGAACTTGGTGTGAAGGTGATGCACCGCAGTGAAATGCTGGCCAAGATTTCCAAGGAAGCAAAGACCATTGCTGTGAGCGGTACTAGTGGAAAGTCCACTGTGACTGCCATGATTTACCACATTCTGCAGTACGCCGGTTTGCAGCCTTCTGTAATGACTGGCGCTGGCCTTGTGAATTTGCAGAAGGAAGGTAAGATCGGTAATGCTGTCAGCGGCAAGGGCGAATGGCTGGTGGTTGAAGCTGACGAAAGCGATGGAACGCTGGTCCGCTACGAACCTGAAGTAGGTCTTATTCTCAACGTGGATAAGGACCATAAGGAAATGAGCGAACTGCAGGAAATCTTCGGCAAGTTCCGCGACAACATTTTGAATAACGGCAAGACCTTGATCGTGAATGACGCCCATCCGCTGGCAAAGCCTTTCAGCCAGGATCGTCATAACGACTTCGGTACTGAAAGCTATGTGGGCGTCCAGGGAATTGATTTCCGCACGGAAGGCCCCAGCATCATTTTCCGTTGCCGTCACAATAATGAACTGGTGAAGTTTACGGTACCGCTGCCGGGCCGCCACAATATGGAAAATGCCCTGGCTGCAACCGCAGCCGCGCTCAAGGCCGGCGTTTCCCTCCGCACCTGCGCGGACGCCCTCAGCTCCTTCCCGGGCGTGTTCCGCCGTCATCAGATTCTTGG
This genomic interval carries:
- the murC gene encoding UDP-N-acetylmuramate--L-alanine ligase, whose translation is MMESYFFIGVAGVGMSAIGQYLVGRGVDVRGSDRQFGEYLAGNCEKPRVMEQLEECGIKCFAQDGSGVSADLTAVVVSTAIEDSNPDLKRAKELGVKVMHRSEMLAKISKEAKTIAVSGTSGKSTVTAMIYHILQYAGLQPSVMTGAGLVNLQKEGKIGNAVSGKGEWLVVEADESDGTLVRYEPEVGLILNVDKDHKEMSELQEIFGKFRDNILNNGKTLIVNDAHPLAKPFSQDRHNDFGTESYVGVQGIDFRTEGPSIIFRCRHNNELVKFTVPLPGRHNMENALAATAAALKAGVSLRTCADALSSFPGVFRRHQILGTFNGVTLVDDFAHNPAKISASILSAQSFTKGRVLAWFQPHGFGPTRFLRNDLVEFINKALRGSDAASADGERAADTMYFSEIYYAGGTVTRDISAGDLANDLVALGADARYIEKRDECAKAMVADAKPGDTILLMGARDPSLEKFAQSVQKLLENA
- a CDS encoding RluA family pseudouridine synthase, with amino-acid sequence MNYLVDEKKNGERIDKFLVGVLENVSRTDVQKMIAAGEVKVGGVATPKNFRVETGMVVVCGEVPEKEASTLEPEEIPLDIVYEDDDIVVINKPRNLVVHPGAGVKGGTLANGLLYHFKENLSTINGALRPGIVHRLDKDTPGLMVVAKNDNAHRHLAHQLETRTLHRTYNALVWGHVRDLEGTIDAPIGRNPKNRLKMAVVNGGKESRTHYTAKKFFNFATLLELQLESGRTHQIRVHSRYMGHPVVGDPLYDGREGCLNRVSPLMREYAEQVLEIAPAQLLQAVKIELIHPTTGKKMKFKVPLEKPFDKVLKLLKKECPEDAPNFSEDDTAFRELDPEMRFEDEGDYIDEYESDELLAITPEEAAPYKERKTRAQRFAERKERAAARKAKAAERKLIKQMKAARKKGIAKEDFVEPGYEPTIDPNLL